Proteins from one Pithys albifrons albifrons isolate INPA30051 chromosome 2, PitAlb_v1, whole genome shotgun sequence genomic window:
- the ADAT2 gene encoding tRNA-specific adenosine deaminase 2 has protein sequence MAEKARVEPEQARAEPESEAEPEAAVLAWMDQALDVAKEALEKGEVPVGCLLVYDGEVIGRGRNEVNETKNATRHAEMVAIDQVLDWCKKHNRDYTEVFPQLVLYVTVEPCIMCAAAVRLMKIPRVVYGCRNERFGGCGSVLSISSDDMVDTGDPFECTSGYRAEEAVELLRAFYRQENPNAPKSKVRKKDRRK, from the exons ATGGCGGAGAAGGCACGAGTAGAGCCGGAGCAGGCACGGGCAGAGCCGGAGTCGGAGGCAGAGCCGGAGGCGGCCGTGCTGGCCTGGATGGACCAGGCGCTCGACGTG GCTAAAGAGGCGCTGGAGAAAGGCGAGGTTCCCGTGGGCTGCCTGCTGGTGTACGACGGCGAGGTCATAGGCAGGGGCAGGAACGAAGTCAACGAGACAAAAAAC GCTACTCGACATGCAGAAATGGTTGCAATCGATCAGGTCCTGGACTGGTGCAAGAAACACAACAGAGATTATACGGAAGTGTTTCCACAGTTGGTGTTGTACGTCACTGTAGAGCCCTGTATCAtgtgtgcagctgctgtgcGCTTGATGA AAATTCCACGAGTCGTATATGGCTGTCGAAATGAGCGATTTGGAGGCTGTGGCTCAGTTTTGAGCATCTCATCTGATGATATGGTGGACACAGGAGACCCATTTGAA TGCACTTCTGGCTATCGTGCTGAAGAGGCAGTGGAGTTGTTAAGAGCTTTCTACAGGCAAGAAAATCCCAATG CACCAAAATCAAAAGTACGGAAAAAGGATCGTCGTAAGTAG